In Candidatus Omnitrophota bacterium, a genomic segment contains:
- a CDS encoding (Fe-S)-binding protein encodes MEIDRDKNYEIIVLPNQDVGLKAQQILVTRQVGFKHISTLAVVVPEGRRQEVCRLLIDEGVIISGYYKFLYRDYEEDFFRKAQGYKPSAVEEEFLKSITLCYVAPCIADETKIRLIAYFYYDISEILPYLNAIIKGASYNKNLPVLTYTKGRRMINLYNIKVAIAKADDIIDTWNILNEIKELVNKTFRDKDKIKPNYEEKVKVTALQIYGWLPKTNCKACGEATCLAFAVRLLQGEQKLDNCIPLSHEQEFSENRKIMNEIAGALGI; translated from the coding sequence TTGGAAATAGATAGAGATAAAAATTACGAAATAATAGTTTTACCTAATCAAGACGTAGGGCTAAAGGCTCAACAGATTTTGGTTACAAGACAAGTAGGCTTTAAACACATATCTACTTTAGCAGTTGTTGTCCCGGAGGGAAGGCGCCAAGAAGTCTGCCGCCTTCTAATAGATGAAGGTGTTATTATTAGCGGTTATTATAAATTTTTGTACCGTGATTATGAAGAAGATTTTTTTAGGAAAGCGCAAGGCTATAAACCCTCTGCCGTAGAAGAAGAGTTCTTAAAATCGATTACCCTTTGTTATGTTGCTCCTTGTATTGCAGATGAAACAAAAATTCGCCTCATTGCTTATTTTTACTATGATATCTCAGAAATCTTACCCTATCTTAATGCAATAATAAAAGGCGCTTCTTACAACAAGAATCTTCCTGTATTGACCTATACTAAAGGCCGCAGGATGATTAATCTTTATAATATTAAGGTAGCGATTGCCAAGGCAGACGACATTATTGATACTTGGAATATCTTAAATGAAATTAAAGAATTGGTAAATAAAACCTTCCGGGATAAGGATAAGATAAAACCTAATTATGAAGAGAAAGTTAAAGTAACCGCTCTGCAGATATACGGCTGGCTTCCCAAAACCAATTGTAAGGCCTGCGGTGAAGCAACCTGCCTTGCATTTGCGGTGAGACTCCTTCAAGGGGAACAGAAACTAGATAATTG
- a CDS encoding aromatic aminobenezylarsenical efflux permease ArsG family transporter codes for MDSIFVGLISALWLGILTSISPCPLATNIAAISFLSKKIIHPKAVLISGFSYTIGRMLSYATLGFVTISSILSVPVMANFLQKYMNKAFGPILIFTGLFLLDMIKFNIPSFSLSEKHQNRLAQAGAGGAFALGLIFALVFCPISTALFFGSLIPLALKSQLGTTLPFIYGLGTGLPVLLFAFVITLGVTSLKPWFNRMTKLEYYMRKITGIVFILVGLYYARVYLLKIF; via the coding sequence ATGGACAGTATATTTGTCGGGTTAATATCAGCGCTTTGGCTGGGCATATTAACTTCTATCAGCCCTTGCCCTCTTGCTACAAATATCGCTGCTATTTCTTTCCTATCTAAGAAAATCATTCATCCCAAAGCAGTATTAATATCGGGGTTCTCTTATACAATTGGCAGGATGCTCTCGTATGCTACGTTAGGTTTTGTCACTATAAGTTCTATTCTTAGCGTACCGGTGATGGCAAATTTCTTGCAGAAATACATGAATAAGGCATTCGGCCCGATTCTGATTTTTACAGGGTTGTTTTTATTAGACATGATCAAATTCAATATCCCCAGTTTCTCGCTTTCTGAAAAACATCAAAATAGGCTTGCCCAAGCAGGAGCGGGTGGGGCATTTGCTTTAGGCCTGATTTTTGCCCTGGTTTTTTGTCCAATCTCTACGGCCCTCTTTTTCGGCAGCCTCATACCGCTTGCGCTTAAATCTCAATTAGGAACAACGCTTCCGTTTATTTACGGCCTTGGAACGGGTTTACCGGTTTTGTTATTTGCCTTTGTGATTACGCTTGGGGTAACATCACTTAAGCCTTGGTTTAACCGAATGACAAAGCTGGAATATTACATGCGAAAGATCACCGGTATCGTATTTATACTTGTTGGCCTGTATTATGCAAGGGTATATTTGCTAAAGATATTTTAG
- a CDS encoding nitrophenyl compound nitroreductase subunit ArsF family protein yields the protein MRSKLLFMILSFLFFFAVIFTLKCFSEEAATFVPKNYVMAYYFHGTFRCPTCHKLEQYSKEAIEANFKDELTSGKIVFKTVNVDEKSNEHFVNDYQLYTKSLMISLVRGGKEEKFKNLTKIWGYAGNKQRFYNYVRDEIAAFLKEL from the coding sequence ATGCGAAGCAAGCTTCTCTTTATGATACTTTCCTTTTTGTTCTTTTTTGCCGTTATCTTTACGCTTAAATGTTTTTCCGAAGAAGCCGCTACTTTTGTGCCGAAGAATTATGTTATGGCCTATTATTTCCACGGTACATTCCGTTGCCCGACTTGTCACAAATTAGAACAATACTCAAAGGAGGCAATAGAGGCTAACTTCAAGGATGAGCTTACATCCGGAAAGATAGTGTTTAAAACAGTTAATGTTGACGAAAAATCCAACGAGCATTTTGTTAACGATTATCAACTTTACACCAAATCGCTGATGATTTCCCTCGTAAGGGGTGGTAAGGAAGAAAAATTTAAGAATCTTACAAAGATATGGGGATATGCCGGTAATAAGCAGAGATTTTACAATTATGTCCGGGATGAAATAGCTGCATTTTTAAAGGAGCTTTAA
- a CDS encoding heterodisulfide reductase subunit A-like protein → MAKKGLILCICQGTCPSFKKMDTIEVLNAIRREKIVDFVSLHPQLCADDGDQYLKILLDNKDIDKLYVAACDPLMQQKMFRDAFEAVGFDKTKHIPLDIRNKTTEEAVSAIKEIIKNNP, encoded by the coding sequence ATGGCTAAAAAAGGTTTAATTCTTTGTATCTGCCAAGGCACCTGCCCATCGTTTAAGAAAATGGATACTATAGAAGTTCTAAATGCTATCCGTAGGGAGAAAATTGTAGATTTTGTTTCTTTGCACCCCCAGCTTTGCGCGGATGACGGCGACCAATATCTTAAAATTTTACTTGATAATAAGGATATAGATAAACTGTATGTCGCGGCATGCGACCCTTTAATGCAGCAGAAGATGTTCAGGGATGCCTTTGAGGCAGTGGGTTTTGATAAAACAAAGCATATCCCACTAGATATCAGAAATAAAACCACGGAAGAGGCGGTTTCAGCCATAAAAGAAATAATCAAAAATAATCCGTAA
- a CDS encoding ferredoxin family protein: protein MAKNWYPIIDYTKCAGCMQCYNFCPHGVFEIGPDGKSKVSHPENCVEFCKGCGKICDQKAIKFFGDRKGGK from the coding sequence ATGGCTAAGAACTGGTATCCTATAATAGATTATACTAAATGCGCCGGATGTATGCAATGTTATAATTTTTGCCCGCACGGAGTATTCGAAATAGGGCCTGATGGAAAGTCTAAAGTTTCGCATCCGGAAAACTGTGTAGAATTCTGTAAAGGGTGCGGCAAAATCTGCGATCAGAAGGCAATAAAATTTTTCGGCGATAGAAAAGGAGGCAAATAG
- a CDS encoding thioredoxin family protein, whose amino-acid sequence MKIEILGMGCPKCKKLYENAQVAIKELNAQAEVVKVEDIQKIIGYGIMTTPAIAIDGEVKAAGRIPTPDEIKKWILAK is encoded by the coding sequence GTGAAGATTGAAATTCTAGGCATGGGTTGCCCAAAATGCAAGAAACTCTACGAAAACGCTCAAGTTGCAATAAAGGAGCTGAATGCGCAGGCAGAGGTGGTTAAAGTGGAAGATATACAGAAAATCATTGGTTACGGTATTATGACAACGCCTGCGATTGCGATAGACGGCGAGGTGAAGGCTGCGGGCAGAATCCCTACGCCGGATGAAATAAAAAAATGGATCTTGGCAAAGTAA
- a CDS encoding universal stress protein has product MQFKKILVPIDFSHFSRKALAEAVKLAECCGGKIFLLHVEEDLFHMEQIHKVHPPLEGICNKIHKDFIVENRKRLEEFKSYIPKHLYVGGLIKEGHPFVEIVKFARSRCMDLIVMSSRGRSDIKHALLGSTAEKVARKASCAVLIIKDKGCKVVAL; this is encoded by the coding sequence ATGCAGTTTAAGAAGATATTAGTGCCGATTGATTTTTCGCATTTTTCAAGAAAGGCATTGGCTGAAGCGGTAAAGTTAGCCGAATGCTGTGGCGGAAAGATTTTTCTCCTTCACGTGGAAGAAGACCTATTCCATATGGAGCAAATCCATAAAGTCCACCCTCCATTGGAAGGCATTTGCAATAAAATCCATAAAGATTTTATAGTTGAAAACAGAAAAAGGCTTGAAGAGTTTAAATCCTATATCCCAAAACACCTTTATGTCGGTGGCCTGATAAAGGAAGGCCATCCTTTTGTGGAGATTGTGAAGTTTGCTAGGAGTAGATGTATGGACCTGATTGTTATGTCAAGCCGGGGTAGAAGCGACATAAAACACGCGCTCTTGGGCTCTACAGCAGAAAAGGTAGCACGAAAAGCTTCGTGCGCTGTTTTGATCATTAAAGATAAAGGATGTAAAGTAGTGGCGCTTTAA
- a CDS encoding arsenite methyltransferase, producing the protein MKNKSNEIKKIVKEGYAKVATQGVSCCPNSSCCGNTGSSKVISKSVGYSDEEINIVPEGANLGLGCGNPVAVISLQEGDVVLDLGSGAGFDVFLASSRVGNTGKVIGVDMTPEMIEKANANARKGNYKNVEFRLGEIEKLPVEDNSIDVIISNCVINLSLDKQSVFKEAFRVLRPGGRLMVSDLALAKDLPKEIKDSVEAYVGCLAGAIKKDKYLNLITMAGFRDVEVINESSYPVDAMFDNLKAAQDVVVSIKVSAVKK; encoded by the coding sequence ATGAAAAACAAATCGAATGAGATAAAAAAAATTGTAAAAGAAGGATACGCTAAAGTTGCGACACAAGGTGTTTCGTGTTGTCCAAACAGCTCTTGCTGTGGAAATACCGGTTCGTCCAAGGTTATAAGTAAAAGCGTAGGTTATAGCGATGAAGAAATAAATATTGTCCCCGAAGGCGCTAATCTCGGATTAGGTTGCGGCAATCCGGTGGCTGTCATCTCGCTTCAAGAAGGCGATGTTGTGCTTGACTTAGGTAGCGGTGCCGGGTTTGATGTTTTTCTTGCCTCGTCTCGCGTCGGAAATACAGGCAAAGTTATTGGCGTTGATATGACCCCTGAAATGATAGAAAAGGCTAACGCAAATGCCAGGAAAGGCAACTATAAAAACGTTGAATTCAGGCTTGGCGAGATTGAAAAATTGCCAGTCGAGGATAATTCTATCGATGTGATTATTTCCAACTGCGTGATTAATTTATCTCTGGATAAACAAAGTGTCTTTAAGGAAGCCTTTAGGGTTTTAAGGCCTGGAGGAAGACTGATGGTTTCAGATTTGGCGCTTGCTAAAGATCTGCCTAAAGAGATTAAGGATTCAGTTGAGGCGTATGTAGGCTGTCTTGCCGGAGCGATCAAGAAGGATAAATATTTAAATCTAATAACAATGGCAGGTTTTCGGGATGTTGAGGTGATTAACGAATCGAGCTATCCGGTGGATGCCATGTTTGATAATCTTAAGGCCGCTCAAGATGTGGTAGTAAGCATAAAAGTTTCGGCTGTAAAAAAATAA